A single region of the Archangium lipolyticum genome encodes:
- the cheB gene encoding chemotaxis-specific protein-glutamate methyltransferase CheB — protein sequence MKPDKLRVVVAEDSPTARRLLVEILRADPSFEVVGEAKDGVEALELTRRLRPDLVTMDIQMPNMDGLEATRRIMTEVPTPVVVVSTLVERDIQTSMTALRSGALAVLQKLVGPQAPDFELEARRLRDTVKAMAEVKVIRHWPTRGETPAPRAASVQTGRSRPAVITIAASTGGPAALHRILSALPATFPLPILVVQHIALGFARGLATWLDSVCPLEVKVAEEGEPLRPGVVYIAPDDRHLGVRADRHIEVSNAAPVGGFRPSGTWLFRSATRVFGAAQAATVLTGMGQDGLDGLREVHEAGGWVMAQDEATSVVYGMPGVAVSAGVADEVLSLDAFSRRFRQLAGLETEGA from the coding sequence ATGAAGCCCGACAAGCTCCGCGTCGTCGTCGCAGAAGACTCACCCACCGCCCGGCGCCTGCTGGTGGAGATCCTCCGCGCGGACCCTTCCTTCGAAGTGGTGGGAGAGGCGAAGGACGGCGTGGAGGCACTGGAGCTCACCCGGCGCCTGCGGCCGGACCTCGTCACCATGGACATCCAGATGCCGAACATGGATGGCCTGGAGGCCACGCGGCGCATCATGACGGAGGTGCCCACGCCGGTGGTGGTGGTGTCCACGCTGGTGGAGCGGGACATCCAGACGTCCATGACGGCGCTGCGCTCCGGAGCGCTGGCGGTGCTGCAGAAGCTGGTGGGCCCACAGGCGCCCGACTTCGAGCTCGAGGCCCGCCGGCTGCGCGACACGGTGAAGGCCATGGCCGAGGTGAAGGTGATCCGGCACTGGCCGACGCGCGGAGAGACGCCCGCGCCCCGTGCCGCCTCGGTGCAGACGGGCCGGAGCCGGCCCGCGGTCATCACCATCGCCGCCTCCACGGGAGGCCCCGCGGCGCTGCACCGCATCCTCTCGGCGTTGCCCGCGACCTTCCCGCTGCCCATCCTGGTGGTGCAACACATCGCCCTGGGTTTCGCCCGGGGCCTGGCCACGTGGTTGGACAGTGTGTGCCCGCTGGAGGTGAAGGTGGCCGAGGAGGGAGAGCCCTTGCGTCCCGGCGTCGTCTACATCGCACCGGACGACCGGCACCTCGGGGTGCGGGCGGACAGACATATCGAGGTGTCGAACGCCGCGCCGGTGGGAGGCTTCCGGCCCTCGGGCACCTGGCTCTTCCGTTCGGCGACCCGGGTCTTCGGCGCCGCCCAGGCCGCCACCGTCCTGACGGGAATGGGGCAGGACGGGCTGGACGGTCTCCGCGAGGTGCATGAGGCCGGAGGCTGGGTCATGGCCCAGGACGAGGCGACGAGTGTCGTCTATGGAATGCCGGGAGTGGCCGTGTCCGCGGGAGTGGCCGACGAGGTGCTATCCCTGGATGCCTTCTCCCGGCGTTTCCGGCAGCTCGCCGGGTTGGAGACCGAGGGAGCGTGA
- a CDS encoding ATP-binding protein, whose translation MSLPLSGFEMAFKALPEPAYLLDEAGQVLACSEAGARVLGLVPELLVGQRWAGLALGAEEGVLLESGRSMALASEGTHSVQATWPGEAGPRPHTFSFTALRDEQGPGRMLVMVRPLTEAESAYSRALALEQAARAEVEAAERRQSFLYQAMTTLFAHPPDPQGMYTLLAHLAVPDLADWCLVDAVEQGAWVSRVAVAHLDPTQTEQARALTKRFERRPAPVGVLRVLHTGEPELVPAVTDSLLRAAASEPEHPELLSRLQARSYMIIPLKARGHTLGAVTFVSSASGRRYGPNDLALAEDLCVRASLAIDNARLFGESRRATRAREDLLAVVSHDLKNPLGVVQLASALLLRTWQGKPGGEQVQKQAGRIQAAAERMGRLISDLLDWGRIEAGGLPLEPSVQEVASLATEALESVRPLAEARGLRVAAELPEENVRVKCDRTRVLQVLGNLLGNAVKFTPDGGQLTVGARVHRGEVRLWVKDTGTGIRPEALPHVFERYWQAKEAESRGTGLGLYIAKGIVEAHGGRIWAESEQDKGSTFTFTLPLVNLKPETHPPV comes from the coding sequence ATGAGCCTTCCCCTGTCCGGATTCGAGATGGCCTTCAAGGCCCTGCCGGAGCCCGCCTACCTTCTGGACGAGGCGGGCCAGGTGCTCGCGTGCAGCGAGGCCGGCGCGAGGGTGTTGGGGCTGGTGCCGGAGCTGCTCGTCGGCCAACGGTGGGCCGGGCTGGCGCTGGGGGCCGAGGAAGGGGTCCTGCTGGAGTCCGGGCGGAGCATGGCGCTGGCCAGCGAGGGAACACACTCGGTGCAGGCCACGTGGCCGGGCGAGGCCGGCCCCCGGCCCCACACCTTCAGCTTCACCGCGCTGAGGGACGAACAGGGCCCGGGACGGATGCTGGTGATGGTGCGGCCTCTCACGGAGGCGGAGTCCGCGTACTCGCGCGCACTGGCGCTGGAGCAGGCCGCCCGGGCCGAGGTGGAAGCGGCCGAGCGCCGGCAGTCCTTCCTCTACCAGGCGATGACGACGCTCTTCGCCCACCCGCCGGATCCGCAGGGCATGTACACGCTGCTGGCGCACCTGGCGGTGCCGGACCTGGCGGACTGGTGCCTGGTGGACGCGGTGGAGCAGGGCGCGTGGGTGTCGCGCGTGGCGGTGGCGCACCTGGATCCGACACAGACGGAGCAGGCGCGTGCGCTGACGAAGCGCTTCGAGCGGCGCCCGGCGCCGGTGGGCGTGCTGCGGGTGCTGCACACGGGCGAGCCGGAGCTGGTGCCGGCGGTGACGGACTCCCTGCTGCGCGCGGCCGCCAGCGAGCCCGAGCACCCGGAGCTGCTCAGCCGGCTGCAGGCGCGCTCGTACATGATCATCCCCCTGAAGGCGCGGGGGCACACGCTGGGGGCGGTGACGTTCGTCTCGAGTGCCTCGGGGAGACGCTACGGCCCGAACGACCTGGCGCTGGCGGAGGACCTGTGCGTGCGGGCGAGCCTGGCCATCGACAACGCGCGGCTCTTCGGTGAGTCGAGGCGGGCCACGCGGGCGCGGGAGGACCTGCTGGCGGTGGTGTCCCACGACCTGAAGAACCCGCTGGGGGTGGTGCAGCTGGCGTCGGCGCTGCTGCTGCGCACGTGGCAGGGGAAACCGGGCGGCGAGCAGGTGCAGAAGCAGGCGGGCCGCATCCAGGCGGCGGCGGAGCGGATGGGGCGGCTGATCTCGGACCTGCTGGACTGGGGGCGGATCGAAGCGGGAGGGCTGCCGCTGGAACCCTCGGTGCAGGAGGTGGCCTCGCTGGCGACGGAGGCGCTGGAGAGCGTGCGCCCCCTGGCGGAGGCGCGAGGGCTGAGGGTGGCGGCGGAGCTGCCGGAAGAGAACGTGCGGGTGAAGTGCGATCGGACGCGGGTGTTGCAGGTGCTGGGCAACCTGCTGGGCAACGCGGTGAAGTTCACGCCGGACGGCGGACAGCTGACGGTGGGAGCGCGGGTGCACCGGGGAGAGGTGCGGCTCTGGGTGAAGGACACGGGGACGGGGATCCGGCCGGAGGCACTGCCCCACGTCTTCGAGCGCTACTGGCAGGCGAAGGAAGCGGAGAGCCGGGGAACGGGCCTGGGCCTCTACATCGCCAAGGGAATCGTGGAAGCGCACGGTGGGCGCATCTGGGCGGAGAGCGAGCAGGACAAGGGAAGCACCTTCACGTTCACGCTGCCGTTGGTGAACCTGAAACCGGAGACGCACCCGCCCGTGTAA
- a CDS encoding glycoside hydrolase family 1 protein translates to MSPRPLLLGLALLAGCSERPSFDPARVNAAPIGKGLPRGFLLGTSTSSHQIEGGNENDWAAWERTSFPDGTPHIKDRSMSGPASDSWNRFDEDVKSMKQLGSNAYRFGVEWSRLEPTPGAWNEEAAERYRQWAHTLRVQGIEPMVTLHHFTLPNWVAESGGWENPATLDAFERFSGKVAELLGADVDWWCTINEPNVQAVFGYMDGVWPPGKTDTAAAAQVMANLLEAHARATRQLRTLDTVDADGDGKATLISIAHHVRYFQPASGSVTDVTVAGLTDAFFNESIPEALRTGRISLFVPGTVSLQRDIPGLKGSIDYLGINYYTRDHIRQDASPSFSHKYVPAGYDTNDLGWELYPEGLYLQLERYANLGVPLVVTENGMDDRTGERRPYYLRSHLYAVEQAVAKGVDVRGYFHWSLIDNFEWAEGYEPRFGLFRVDRANMELTRQATPAVETFREAARNLGLTPTP, encoded by the coding sequence ATGAGCCCCCGCCCCCTCCTCCTCGGCCTCGCCCTCCTCGCGGGTTGTAGCGAGCGGCCCTCGTTCGATCCGGCCCGGGTGAACGCCGCGCCCATCGGCAAGGGCCTTCCCCGGGGCTTCCTCCTCGGCACCTCCACCTCCAGCCATCAAATCGAGGGCGGCAACGAGAACGACTGGGCCGCCTGGGAGCGCACCTCCTTCCCGGATGGCACGCCCCACATCAAGGACCGGAGCATGTCCGGCCCCGCCTCGGACTCGTGGAACCGCTTCGACGAGGACGTGAAGTCGATGAAGCAGCTGGGCTCCAACGCCTACCGCTTCGGCGTGGAGTGGAGCCGCCTGGAGCCCACGCCCGGCGCCTGGAACGAAGAGGCCGCCGAGCGCTACCGTCAGTGGGCCCATACCCTGCGCGTCCAGGGAATCGAGCCCATGGTGACGCTGCACCACTTCACCCTGCCCAACTGGGTGGCCGAGTCCGGTGGCTGGGAGAACCCCGCCACGCTGGACGCCTTCGAGCGCTTCTCGGGCAAGGTGGCCGAGCTGCTCGGCGCCGACGTGGACTGGTGGTGCACCATCAACGAGCCCAACGTGCAGGCGGTGTTCGGCTACATGGACGGCGTCTGGCCTCCGGGGAAGACGGACACCGCGGCTGCGGCCCAGGTGATGGCCAACCTCCTGGAGGCCCACGCCCGCGCCACGCGCCAGCTACGGACCCTCGACACGGTGGACGCGGACGGGGACGGCAAGGCCACGCTCATCAGCATCGCCCACCACGTGCGCTACTTCCAGCCCGCCAGCGGCTCCGTCACCGACGTGACCGTGGCCGGCCTCACCGACGCCTTCTTCAACGAGAGCATCCCCGAGGCCCTGCGCACCGGCCGCATCTCCCTCTTCGTGCCCGGCACGGTGTCCCTCCAGCGGGACATCCCCGGCCTGAAGGGATCCATCGATTACCTCGGCATCAATTACTACACGAGGGACCACATCCGTCAGGACGCCTCACCGTCCTTTTCCCACAAGTACGTACCCGCCGGGTACGACACCAACGACCTGGGCTGGGAGCTATACCCGGAGGGCCTCTATCTGCAGCTCGAGCGCTATGCGAACCTCGGCGTGCCGCTGGTGGTCACGGAGAACGGGATGGATGACCGCACGGGCGAGCGCCGGCCGTACTACCTTCGCAGCCACCTGTACGCGGTGGAGCAGGCGGTGGCGAAGGGGGTGGACGTGCGCGGCTACTTCCACTGGAGCCTGATCGACAACTTCGAGTGGGCGGAGGGGTACGAACCGCGCTTCGGCCTGTTCCGGGTCGATCGTGCGAACATGGAATTGACGAGACAAGCCACACCCGCAGTGGAGACGTTCCGGGAAGCCGCGAGGAACCTGGGATTGACGCCCACTCCCTGA
- a CDS encoding PilZ domain-containing protein — MGVIQFIDDFRSLHTRARRGQLPESERQAYLAAREQFARALLNAQGLMLDGAEARRHYRVAHQLPVELQMAYGNVWTNTLDISAGGFSVMLPHAVDTAERPSTLLHLPDGSSLAGRVRVVSQFQRADKHRASFAFLDLTEREMEMLEGFLIDFALDRVGITPP; from the coding sequence ATGGGCGTGATCCAGTTCATCGACGATTTCCGTTCCCTCCACACGCGAGCCCGCCGTGGGCAGCTGCCGGAGTCAGAACGGCAGGCCTACCTGGCGGCGCGCGAGCAGTTCGCGCGGGCGCTGTTGAATGCCCAGGGCCTGATGTTGGACGGAGCGGAGGCCCGGCGCCACTACCGCGTCGCGCACCAGCTGCCGGTGGAGCTCCAGATGGCGTATGGCAACGTGTGGACCAACACGTTGGACATCTCGGCGGGAGGCTTCTCGGTGATGCTGCCGCACGCGGTGGACACGGCGGAGCGACCGAGCACCCTGCTGCACCTGCCGGACGGCTCGTCACTGGCGGGCCGGGTGCGGGTGGTGTCGCAGTTCCAGAGGGCCGACAAGCACCGGGCCTCGTTCGCCTTCCTGGATCTCACCGAGCGTGAGATGGAGATGCTGGAGGGCTTCCTCATCGACTTCGCGCTGGATCGCGTGGGCATCACCCCTCCGTAG
- a CDS encoding PilZ domain-containing protein, with the protein MSPNQWVEHFRTLHERARKGQLPEEDRRRYVAAREQFARALTAAQGMMLPPGQSARRTFRIAQGLQVDLSLATGPTRSMTLDVSCGGFSVMMHKPPPETEEPGFTLRLPGNQDPVTGRAKLISVQRKIGTHRVSFSMLGIPDKDMERLESALFDLALERIK; encoded by the coding sequence ATGAGCCCGAACCAGTGGGTGGAGCACTTCCGGACGCTCCATGAGCGCGCGCGAAAGGGGCAGCTGCCAGAGGAAGACAGGCGGCGCTACGTCGCCGCGCGGGAGCAGTTCGCGCGGGCGCTGACGGCGGCCCAGGGAATGATGCTCCCCCCGGGCCAGTCCGCCCGCCGCACCTTCCGCATCGCGCAGGGGCTGCAGGTGGACCTGAGCCTGGCCACGGGGCCCACACGCTCCATGACGCTGGATGTGTCGTGTGGGGGCTTCTCGGTGATGATGCACAAGCCGCCCCCGGAGACGGAGGAGCCCGGCTTCACGCTGCGCCTGCCGGGCAATCAGGACCCGGTGACGGGCCGGGCGAAGCTGATCTCCGTGCAGCGGAAGATCGGCACCCACCGCGTCTCCTTCTCCATGCTGGGCATCCCCGACAAGGACATGGAGCGGCTGGAGTCGGCCCTGTTCGACCTGGCGCTGGAGCGCATCAAGTAG
- a CDS encoding CheR family methyltransferase has translation MGPLPLTEREFALFQTLVEREVGIHLGPTKQALLVGRLSRRVRALGLPSFGAYYRFVITRGNEAERVRMLDCLCTNETHFFREPEHFEFLRQRVFPEWTRRAAQGLMARRVRVWSAACSTGEEPYSLAMELLAHFPPGSGWEVEVLATDLSTWALERARQGLWPVERAASIPGPLLRTFMQRGVRSQEGWMQAGPELRSVLRFARVNLNDERGWPAGPFELVFCRNVLIYFGAQARAQALGALLRRLPPTGYLFLGHAESLTGGTEPARCVAPNIYCAKPPLPTGTSPT, from the coding sequence GTGGGCCCACTCCCGTTGACCGAGCGGGAGTTCGCCCTCTTCCAGACGCTGGTGGAGCGCGAGGTGGGCATCCACCTGGGCCCCACGAAACAGGCCCTGCTGGTGGGACGGCTGTCACGGCGGGTGCGCGCGCTGGGGCTGCCGTCCTTCGGTGCCTACTACCGGTTCGTCATCACCCGGGGCAACGAGGCGGAGCGGGTGCGGATGTTGGACTGCCTCTGCACCAACGAGACGCACTTCTTCCGCGAGCCGGAGCATTTCGAGTTCCTGCGCCAGCGCGTCTTCCCGGAGTGGACGCGGCGGGCGGCACAGGGGCTGATGGCGCGGCGGGTGCGCGTGTGGAGCGCGGCGTGCTCGACTGGCGAGGAGCCCTACTCGCTGGCCATGGAGCTGCTCGCGCACTTCCCTCCGGGCTCGGGGTGGGAGGTGGAGGTGCTGGCGACGGACCTGTCCACGTGGGCCCTGGAGCGCGCCAGGCAGGGGCTGTGGCCGGTGGAGAGGGCGGCGAGCATCCCCGGGCCGCTGCTGCGCACCTTCATGCAGCGGGGCGTGCGCAGCCAGGAGGGGTGGATGCAGGCGGGGCCGGAGCTGCGCTCGGTGCTGCGCTTCGCGCGCGTCAACCTGAACGACGAGCGCGGCTGGCCGGCGGGGCCTTTCGAGCTCGTCTTCTGCCGCAACGTCCTCATCTACTTCGGAGCCCAGGCGCGGGCGCAGGCCCTGGGCGCGCTGCTGCGGCGGCTGCCTCCCACGGGCTACCTCTTCCTCGGACACGCGGAGAGCCTCACCGGCGGCACCGAGCCCGCCCGCTGCGTGGCCCCCAACATCTACTGCGCGAAGCCCCCGCTTCCCACGGGCACCAGCCCTACTTGA
- a CDS encoding chemotaxis protein CheW: MSTSTNTSTAPEIARPAQYLGFSLAGETYAIELLRIREIIEHVPITRVPGMPPSVLGVINLRGRVVPVVDLAVKMGLGPRPITRWTCFVIVEVLLDGERTALGLLADSVSEVLDLGADDIEPPPAFGIRTPMSYLRGMGRQEQRFILLLDLERMLSGEELLGLVGGVASGGS; encoded by the coding sequence ATGAGCACCAGCACGAATACGAGCACCGCCCCGGAGATCGCGCGTCCGGCGCAGTACCTGGGCTTCTCCCTGGCCGGCGAGACGTACGCCATCGAGCTGCTGCGCATCCGGGAGATCATCGAGCACGTCCCCATCACCCGGGTGCCGGGGATGCCTCCCTCGGTGCTGGGGGTCATCAACCTGCGGGGCCGGGTGGTGCCGGTGGTGGACCTCGCGGTGAAGATGGGGCTCGGCCCGCGCCCCATCACCCGGTGGACGTGCTTCGTCATCGTCGAGGTGCTGCTGGACGGCGAGCGCACGGCGCTGGGGCTGCTGGCCGACTCCGTCAGCGAGGTGCTCGACCTGGGCGCGGACGACATCGAGCCTCCGCCCGCCTTCGGGATACGTACGCCGATGAGCTACCTGCGGGGCATGGGCCGCCAGGAGCAGCGCTTCATCCTCCTGCTGGACCTGGAGCGGATGCTGTCCGGTGAGGAGTTGCTGGGCCTGGTGGGGGGCGTGGCCAGTGGGGGCTCATGA
- a CDS encoding methyl-accepting chemotaxis protein, with product MLENLTIARKLQLGFGVPVGLLVIVIWGSYAIFLGLVGTAYDNYRSYEVLNEAQLLDTLLVDMESRALGLPGPGDMPALAELSRLQAAFLKSNTRLKELTATNSAHQVLLSRMMEQYQQQYVPHLERQMALRQGLDAGHVPLTEIADYVKNGTGRKVLEEIRAMSGSLRQEVRVEHQRREAEGNVGVERLKKLLVMGGLVGPVLAVLLAWVLARGIVRPLHGALDLTGKLATGDLTSSIEVRGRDEMARMMVGLREMVQRFNSVLGEVRGAVGSLSGASGQVAAAAQALSQGTSTQAASVEETTTSLNQLSASINQNAETSRQLEGMAVQGAADAEESGLAVNETVEAMTAIAERIGIVEEIAYQTNLLALNAAVEAARAGEHGRGFAVVAAEVRKLAERSQKAAKEIGSLASSSVKVAERSGNLLKELVPSIRKTAQLVQQVAAVSREQASGVMQMNRAMVQVDQVTQRNASAAEELSSTAEELAAQAESLQQMMTFFRVAETTQAQQVRSLRPPPVQQPALTPPPGLRTVAHAMPAAQAAQTHSQDFKRF from the coding sequence ATGCTCGAGAACCTCACCATCGCCAGGAAGTTGCAGCTCGGATTCGGCGTGCCCGTTGGCCTGCTCGTCATCGTCATCTGGGGGTCCTACGCCATCTTTCTCGGGCTGGTGGGTACCGCATACGACAACTACCGCTCCTACGAGGTCCTGAACGAGGCCCAGCTGCTGGATACCCTCCTGGTGGACATGGAGTCCCGGGCGCTGGGGCTGCCGGGCCCGGGAGACATGCCCGCCCTCGCCGAGCTGTCCAGGTTGCAGGCCGCGTTCCTCAAGTCCAACACCCGCTTGAAGGAACTGACGGCCACCAACTCCGCACATCAGGTGCTGCTCTCGCGGATGATGGAGCAGTACCAGCAGCAGTACGTCCCGCACCTCGAGCGCCAGATGGCGTTGCGTCAGGGCCTGGATGCCGGACACGTGCCCCTGACGGAGATCGCCGACTACGTGAAGAACGGCACGGGGCGGAAGGTCCTGGAGGAGATTCGTGCAATGTCGGGCTCCCTCCGTCAGGAGGTGCGAGTCGAGCACCAGCGGCGTGAAGCGGAGGGGAACGTGGGCGTGGAGCGGTTGAAGAAGCTCCTGGTGATGGGCGGGTTGGTGGGGCCGGTGCTGGCGGTGCTGCTGGCGTGGGTGCTGGCGCGCGGCATCGTGCGGCCGTTGCACGGGGCACTGGATCTCACGGGCAAGCTGGCCACGGGGGACCTCACCAGCTCCATCGAGGTGCGGGGGCGGGACGAGATGGCGCGGATGATGGTGGGGCTGCGGGAGATGGTGCAGCGCTTCAACAGCGTGCTGGGAGAGGTGAGGGGAGCGGTGGGCTCGCTCTCGGGGGCCTCGGGACAGGTGGCGGCGGCGGCGCAGGCGCTGTCACAAGGCACGAGCACCCAGGCGGCATCGGTGGAGGAGACGACGACGAGCCTCAACCAGCTGAGCGCGTCCATCAACCAGAACGCGGAGACGAGCCGGCAGCTGGAGGGGATGGCGGTGCAGGGGGCAGCGGACGCGGAGGAGAGCGGGCTGGCGGTGAACGAGACGGTGGAGGCGATGACGGCCATCGCCGAGCGCATCGGAATCGTGGAGGAGATCGCGTACCAGACGAACCTGCTGGCGCTCAACGCAGCGGTGGAAGCGGCGAGGGCGGGAGAGCACGGGAGGGGATTCGCGGTGGTGGCGGCGGAGGTGAGGAAGCTGGCGGAGAGGAGCCAGAAGGCGGCCAAGGAGATAGGGAGCCTGGCGAGCAGCAGCGTGAAGGTGGCGGAGCGCTCGGGGAATCTGCTCAAGGAGCTGGTGCCATCCATCCGCAAGACGGCGCAGCTGGTGCAGCAGGTGGCGGCGGTGTCGAGGGAGCAGGCCAGCGGGGTGATGCAGATGAACCGGGCGATGGTGCAGGTGGATCAGGTGACGCAGCGAAACGCGTCGGCGGCGGAGGAGCTGTCGTCGACGGCGGAGGAGCTGGCGGCACAGGCGGAGTCGCTGCAGCAGATGATGACGTTCTTCCGGGTGGCGGAGACGACGCAGGCACAGCAGGTGCGCTCGCTGAGGCCACCGCCGGTCCAGCAGCCGGCGCTCACACCCCCGCCAGGGCTGCGGACGGTGGCGCACGCGATGCCAGCGGCGCAGGCGGCGCAGACCCACTCGCAGGACTTCAAGCGCTTCTAG
- a CDS encoding methyl-accepting chemotaxis protein: MISNLTISRKLQLGFGVLVALLAAAMWGAFAFFMMLVNNEDYYRSHEVRIELLSMGIAHHDMERRVEEFALTGQESVLEPLAQRKASFLKSHARAKELTVNSPGEQELLQQLKDQYEQQLLPHLEHLMALRRDVDAGRIPMEQLVGYVKSGKGQRLLEMMRGEANAISQSEEEQRRKIDEVTNTQVESVKRMLVTGGVVGPLLAVVLAWVLARSIVRPLHGALRLTGKLATGDLTSSIEVQGRDETARMMVGLREMVQRFNSVLGEVRGAVGSLSGASGQVAAAAQALSQGTSTQAASVEETTTSLNQLSASISQNAETSRQLEGMAVQGAADAEESGLAVNETVEAMTAIAERIGIVEEIAYQTNLLALNAAVEAARAGEHGRGFAVVAAEVRKLAERSQKAAKEIGSLASSSVKVAERSGNLLKELVPSIRKTAQLVQQVAAVSREQASGVMQMNRAMVQVDQVTQRNASAAEELSSTAEELAAQAESLQQMMTFFRVAETTQTPVLQVRSLRPAPVQLPVPPPTQGPRAGSQVLHMPFPVVTERAAAASDQDFKRF; this comes from the coding sequence ATGATCAGCAACCTGACCATCTCCCGGAAGCTGCAGCTTGGATTCGGCGTGCTCGTCGCGCTGCTCGCCGCCGCCATGTGGGGGGCCTTCGCCTTCTTCATGATGCTGGTGAACAACGAGGACTACTACCGCTCCCACGAGGTGCGGATCGAGCTGCTCTCCATGGGCATCGCTCACCACGACATGGAGCGCCGGGTGGAGGAGTTCGCGCTCACGGGACAGGAATCCGTCCTCGAGCCACTGGCTCAGCGCAAGGCCTCGTTCCTCAAGTCCCACGCCCGGGCGAAGGAGCTGACCGTCAACAGCCCTGGTGAGCAGGAGCTGCTCCAACAGTTGAAGGACCAGTACGAGCAGCAGCTCCTCCCCCACCTCGAGCACCTGATGGCGCTGCGCCGGGACGTGGATGCCGGGCGCATCCCCATGGAGCAGCTCGTCGGCTACGTGAAGAGCGGCAAGGGGCAGCGGCTCCTGGAGATGATGCGCGGCGAGGCGAATGCCATCAGCCAGAGCGAAGAGGAGCAGCGCCGGAAGATCGATGAGGTGACCAACACACAGGTGGAGTCGGTCAAGCGGATGTTGGTGACGGGCGGCGTGGTGGGGCCGCTGCTGGCGGTGGTGCTGGCGTGGGTGCTGGCGCGCAGCATCGTGCGGCCGCTGCACGGAGCGCTGAGGCTCACGGGCAAGCTGGCCACGGGGGACCTCACCAGCTCCATCGAGGTGCAGGGCAGGGACGAGACGGCGCGGATGATGGTGGGGCTGCGGGAGATGGTGCAGCGCTTCAACAGCGTGCTGGGAGAGGTGAGGGGAGCGGTGGGCTCGCTCTCGGGGGCCTCGGGACAGGTGGCGGCGGCGGCGCAAGCGCTGTCACAGGGCACGAGCACCCAGGCGGCATCGGTGGAGGAGACGACGACGAGCCTCAACCAGCTGAGCGCGTCCATCAGCCAGAACGCGGAGACGAGCCGGCAGTTGGAGGGGATGGCGGTGCAGGGGGCGGCGGACGCGGAGGAGAGCGGGCTGGCGGTGAACGAGACGGTGGAGGCGATGACGGCCATCGCCGAGCGCATCGGAATCGTGGAGGAGATCGCGTACCAGACGAACCTGCTGGCGCTCAACGCGGCGGTGGAAGCGGCGAGGGCGGGAGAGCACGGGAGGGGATTCGCGGTGGTGGCGGCGGAGGTGAGGAAGCTGGCGGAGAGGAGCCAGAAGGCGGCCAAGGAGATAGGGAGCCTGGCGAGCAGCAGCGTGAAGGTGGCGGAGCGCTCGGGGAATCTGCTCAAGGAGCTGGTGCCATCCATCCGCAAGACGGCGCAGCTGGTGCAGCAGGTGGCGGCGGTGTCGAGGGAGCAGGCCAGCGGGGTGATGCAGATGAACCGGGCGATGGTGCAGGTGGATCAGGTGACGCAGCGAAACGCGTCGGCGGCGGAGGAGCTGTCGTCGACGGCGGAGGAGCTGGCGGCACAGGCGGAGTCGCTGCAGCAGATGATGACGTTCTTCCGGGTGGCGGAGACGACGCAGACGCCGGTGCTGCAGGTGCGCTCGCTGAGGCCGGCGCCGGTCCAGCTGCCGGTGCCTCCGCCCACGCAGGGGCCGAGGGCGGGATCGCAGGTGCTGCACATGCCCTTCCCGGTGGTGACGGAGCGCGCGGCGGCCGCTTCGGACCAGGACTTCAAACGCTTCTAG